One region of Coleofasciculus sp. FACHB-T130 genomic DNA includes:
- a CDS encoding ATP-binding protein: MEINLQVPGINITSLKEAPIHNASKIQPHGIIFVLAEPELTILQVSSNISTVFGISPENMLQKKLEEVLDPFQVDRIKAGLLEENLDFINPIKIWARRKGDEYLVFDGIFHRNADGFLILELEPAISQENIPFLSFYHLARASINQLEKTSTLGDFCQIIVKEVRKVTGFDRVMLYKFDDDGHGSVLAEEKLESMEPYLGLHFPESDIPKPARKLFTSNWIRLIPDATSQSAELFPILNPVNQRPLDLTNSILRSASPCHIQYLHNMGVGASLTISLMKDQKLWGLIACHHQSPKYVSYELRKACEFLGRVIFSEISTREETEDYGYRMKLTYIQSALVEYMSQEENFIDGLVKHQPNLLELANAKGAAVCFGGDCTMVGETPTEEELNFLVQWLKNNVEEEVFYSDSLPQIYPDAESFKNVASGLLAIPISKNNYVLWFRPEVIQTVNWGGDPNKAFEVNQSEGNIRLCPRKSFDLWKETVRLTSLPWKQVEIKAALELRKAIINIVLRQADELAQLAQDLERSNAELKKFAYVASHDLQEPLNQVANYVQLLEMRYLEQLDEDAKEFIGFTVEGVSLMQTLIDDVLAYSKVDMQAIEFEMTGVDTALDRALANLRGRISETGAAIAHDPLPTVMADSTQLMQLFQNLIGNAIKFRSEQPPEIHVGASRLEDAWLFSVRDNGIGIDPQFSDRIFVIFQRLHTRDEYQGTGMGLAICKKIVECHRGRIWVESQLGQGATFYFTIPVGGRDRERRNGRKPQNNLFSRGQ; this comes from the coding sequence ATGGAAATCAATTTACAAGTGCCAGGGATTAATATAACTAGCTTGAAAGAAGCACCAATTCATAATGCTAGTAAAATTCAGCCTCACGGAATAATTTTCGTTCTCGCAGAACCTGAGTTAACAATATTACAAGTTAGCAGCAATATATCCACAGTTTTCGGAATCTCCCCCGAAAATATGCTGCAAAAGAAATTAGAAGAAGTTCTCGACCCATTCCAAGTAGACAGAATTAAAGCAGGACTATTAGAAGAAAATCTTGATTTTATCAACCCTATCAAGATTTGGGCTAGAAGAAAAGGCGATGAGTATTTAGTCTTTGATGGCATTTTCCACCGGAATGCAGATGGATTTTTAATTTTGGAATTAGAACCTGCGATTTCCCAAGAAAACATCCCCTTCTTAAGCTTTTATCATCTAGCCAGAGCCTCTATCAACCAGTTAGAAAAAACATCAACTCTGGGTGACTTTTGTCAAATCATTGTGAAAGAGGTGCGAAAAGTCACCGGATTTGACAGGGTGATGCTATATAAGTTTGATGACGATGGGCATGGATCTGTCCTCGCTGAAGAAAAACTAGAAAGTATGGAGCCTTACTTAGGTCTCCACTTCCCAGAATCAGATATTCCTAAACCAGCTAGAAAGTTATTTACCTCGAATTGGATCAGGTTAATCCCGGATGCCACTTCTCAATCTGCTGAACTTTTTCCGATTCTTAATCCAGTTAATCAACGTCCGCTTGATTTAACGAACTCTATTCTTAGAAGCGCGTCTCCTTGTCATATCCAGTACTTGCACAATATGGGTGTGGGTGCTTCTCTGACAATTTCTTTGATGAAAGATCAAAAACTTTGGGGACTGATTGCTTGCCATCATCAGTCCCCCAAGTATGTTTCTTATGAGCTGCGAAAAGCTTGCGAATTCTTGGGGCGCGTCATCTTTTCAGAAATCTCAACCAGAGAAGAAACTGAAGATTACGGCTATCGCATGAAGCTGACATATATCCAATCAGCCTTGGTTGAATATATGTCTCAAGAAGAAAACTTTATTGATGGTTTAGTTAAACACCAGCCGAATCTGCTGGAGCTTGCTAACGCTAAAGGTGCCGCCGTGTGCTTTGGTGGGGATTGCACGATGGTTGGTGAGACTCCCACAGAAGAAGAACTCAACTTTTTAGTCCAATGGCTAAAGAATAACGTCGAGGAAGAAGTCTTCTATAGCGATTCCTTACCTCAGATTTATCCAGATGCAGAAAGTTTCAAAAACGTTGCCAGTGGCTTATTAGCGATTCCGATTTCTAAGAATAACTATGTTTTGTGGTTTCGACCGGAAGTAATTCAAACCGTGAATTGGGGTGGCGACCCAAATAAGGCGTTTGAAGTAAACCAGTCAGAGGGAAATATTCGTCTGTGTCCTCGCAAATCATTTGATCTGTGGAAAGAAACGGTTCGCTTAACGTCTTTACCCTGGAAACAGGTAGAAATTAAAGCTGCACTTGAACTCAGAAAGGCAATTATTAACATTGTGCTGCGCCAAGCTGATGAACTTGCCCAATTAGCTCAAGATTTAGAACGTTCCAATGCTGAGCTGAAAAAGTTTGCTTACGTCGCCTCCCATGACTTGCAAGAGCCACTCAATCAGGTAGCGAACTACGTACAACTTTTGGAGATGCGCTATCTAGAGCAACTCGACGAAGACGCGAAGGAATTCATTGGCTTCACTGTTGAGGGAGTCAGCTTAATGCAGACGCTAATTGATGACGTGCTGGCATACTCTAAGGTGGATATGCAGGCTATCGAGTTTGAAATGACAGGGGTGGACACGGCTTTAGACCGTGCCTTGGCTAATTTGCGAGGACGCATCTCGGAAACGGGAGCTGCGATCGCTCACGATCCCTTGCCGACGGTTATGGCAGATAGCACCCAGTTGATGCAACTGTTCCAGAACCTGATTGGCAATGCTATCAAGTTCCGCAGCGAGCAACCGCCAGAAATCCATGTAGGAGCTTCTCGACTAGAGGATGCGTGGCTATTCTCAGTACGGGATAACGGGATTGGCATCGATCCGCAGTTTAGCGATCGCATTTTTGTTATCTTTCAGCGTCTGCATACGCGGGATGAGTATCAAGGTACAGGAATGGGTTTAGCAATTTGCAAAAAGATTGTTGAGTGTCACCGAGGGCGCATCTGGGTC
- the tsf gene encoding translation elongation factor Ts: MAEISAKLVNELRQKTGVGMMDCKKALKETDGDMDKAIEWLRQKGMVSAGKKGDRQASEGLVGSYIHTGGRVGVLVEVNCETDFVARNEAFQTLVRNIAMQIAACPNVEYVKVGDIPAQIVEKEKEIEMGRDDLGNKPQNIKEKIVQGRIDKRLQELSLVDQPYIRDQSITVEELIKQNIATLGENIQVRRFVRFILGEGLEKKESNFAEEVAAQMGGN; this comes from the coding sequence ATGGCGGAAATATCTGCAAAACTCGTGAACGAGCTGCGCCAAAAAACTGGTGTCGGCATGATGGACTGCAAAAAAGCGCTAAAAGAAACCGATGGCGATATGGACAAAGCCATTGAGTGGCTGCGTCAAAAGGGAATGGTTAGCGCTGGGAAAAAAGGCGATCGCCAAGCCTCAGAAGGACTGGTCGGCAGCTACATCCATACCGGAGGTCGAGTCGGCGTCCTGGTGGAAGTGAACTGCGAGACAGACTTTGTCGCCCGCAACGAAGCCTTCCAAACTCTGGTGCGGAACATAGCCATGCAGATTGCAGCTTGCCCCAACGTTGAATACGTGAAGGTTGGCGACATTCCCGCTCAAATCGTTGAGAAGGAAAAAGAAATCGAAATGGGGCGGGATGACCTAGGCAACAAGCCGCAGAACATCAAAGAAAAGATTGTTCAGGGTCGAATTGACAAACGCCTGCAAGAGTTGAGCTTGGTCGATCAGCCCTACATTCGTGACCAAAGTATCACGGTGGAAGAGTTGATCAAGCAAAATATTGCGACGCTAGGTGAAAACATCCAAGTCCGTCGCTTCGTCCGATTTATTCTCGGTGAAGGACTGGAAAAGAAAGAAAGCAATTTTGCTGAGGAAGTTGCAGCTCAAATGGGCGGCAATTAA
- the rpsB gene encoding 30S ribosomal protein S2 has product MSVVSLAQMMESGVHFGHQTRRWNPKMAPYIYTSRNGVHIIDLVQTAQLMEDAYTYMRTAAEQGKKVLFIGTKRQAAGIVAQEAARCGSYYINQRWLGGMLTNWTTIKTRVERLKDLERREETGVLDLLPKKEASMLRREMTKLQKYLGGIKQMRKVPDIVVIVDQRREYNAVQECQKLGIPIVALLDTNCDPDVVDIPVPANDDAIRSIKLIVGKLADAIYEGRHGQLDAEAEEDYEDYEGAEDDIEYEEIDSVPDEEEEETEG; this is encoded by the coding sequence ATGTCAGTTGTTTCTTTGGCTCAGATGATGGAGTCGGGTGTTCACTTTGGGCACCAGACCCGCCGGTGGAACCCAAAAATGGCTCCATACATCTATACGTCCCGCAATGGCGTCCACATCATCGACTTGGTTCAGACTGCCCAGCTGATGGAAGATGCCTACACCTATATGCGAACCGCCGCAGAACAGGGCAAGAAGGTTCTCTTCATCGGTACCAAGCGTCAAGCCGCAGGAATTGTGGCTCAAGAAGCCGCTCGTTGTGGTTCTTACTACATCAACCAACGTTGGTTGGGGGGAATGCTCACCAATTGGACGACCATTAAAACACGGGTAGAGCGCCTAAAAGATTTGGAACGCCGGGAAGAAACCGGAGTCCTCGACTTACTGCCCAAGAAAGAAGCTTCGATGCTGCGCCGGGAAATGACCAAATTGCAGAAATACCTCGGCGGTATTAAGCAGATGCGGAAAGTTCCCGACATCGTGGTGATCGTGGATCAGCGTCGGGAATACAATGCAGTTCAAGAATGCCAAAAACTGGGGATTCCTATCGTCGCGCTGCTGGATACAAACTGCGACCCGGATGTAGTGGATATTCCCGTTCCAGCCAATGACGATGCCATCCGCTCCATTAAGCTAATAGTGGGTAAGTTGGCAGACGCTATCTATGAAGGTCGTCACGGTCAGCTAGACGCAGAAGCAGAAGAGGATTACGAAGATTACGAAGGCGCTGAAGACGATATCGAATACGAGGAAATCGACTCGGTTCCTGATGAAGAGGAAGAAGAAACCGAGGGATAA
- a CDS encoding glycosyltransferase has translation MFFSVVIPTYNRKPILEKCLRAMEHQLLSAGSVVSGYEVVLVDDGSTDGTLEWLSQHAAEFPHVRSLLQDHQGPAAARNLGVEQAQGDTIIFIDSDLVVTEHFLQAHADALVEGEKNLGSDRLFTYGWVINTNNFENPTSEPYKITDFSAAYFATGNVAIARKWLEKAGLFDTRFQLYGWEDLELGIRLKQLGLKLIKCPAAVGYHWHPPFALEQIPPMIDREIQRGRMGVLFYQKHPTWDVKMMIQMTLLHRILWGLLSLGGRLNERTMAPFLQWLINQGKPQLALEIARIFLNWYNVQGVYAAYAEARQKA, from the coding sequence GTGTTTTTTAGCGTTGTCATTCCAACTTATAACCGCAAGCCGATTCTAGAAAAATGCCTCAGAGCAATGGAACACCAGCTATTGAGTGCTGGTAGCGTCGTCAGCGGCTATGAAGTGGTGCTGGTGGATGATGGTTCGACGGATGGCACGTTGGAGTGGTTATCCCAACACGCCGCTGAATTTCCTCACGTGCGATCGCTCTTGCAAGACCATCAAGGGCCAGCCGCCGCCCGTAATCTGGGAGTAGAACAGGCTCAGGGTGACACGATTATCTTTATTGATAGCGATTTAGTTGTTACCGAGCATTTTCTCCAAGCACACGCCGACGCCTTAGTTGAGGGAGAAAAGAATCTCGGAAGCGATCGCCTCTTTACTTACGGTTGGGTGATCAATACCAATAACTTCGAGAATCCCACCTCGGAACCCTACAAAATCACGGATTTTTCCGCTGCTTACTTTGCCACGGGGAATGTAGCGATCGCTCGTAAATGGCTCGAAAAAGCTGGATTATTTGACACCCGCTTTCAACTTTACGGCTGGGAAGATTTAGAACTCGGCATCAGGCTCAAACAACTGGGTTTAAAACTGATTAAATGTCCAGCCGCCGTTGGCTATCACTGGCATCCCCCTTTTGCCTTAGAACAAATTCCCCCCATGATCGATCGAGAAATCCAACGGGGACGCATGGGCGTTTTATTCTACCAAAAGCACCCTACCTGGGATGTCAAAATGATGATCCAAATGACCCTCCTTCACCGCATCCTCTGGGGTCTTCTTTCCCTCGGTGGCAGACTCAACGAGCGCACAATGGCACCCTTTTTGCAATGGCTGATTAATCAAGGTAAACCTCAATTAGCCTTAGAAATTGCTCGAATTTTCCTTAATTGGTACAACGTTCAAGGTGTTTATGCAGCCTACGCTGAAGCTAGGCAAAAAGCATAA
- a CDS encoding argininosuccinate synthase — translation MGRATKVVLAYSGGVDTSVCIPYLKEEWGVEEVITLAADLGQGDELEPVREKALKSGASESLVADATESFVKDYAFPAIQANALYENRYPLQTALARPLIAKLLVEAAEKYGADAVAHGCTGKGNDQVRFDVSIAALNPDLKVLAPAREWGMSREETIAYGERYGIPSPVKKKSPYSIDRNLFGRSIEAGPLEDPWTEPLEEIYAMTKAIADTPNEPEYVEIGFEKGIPISLNGEALPPVALITKLNEIAGNHGVGRIDMIENRLVGIKSREIYEAPALMVLIHAHRDLESLTLTADVTHYKRGIEETYTQLVYNGLWYSPLKAALDAFIQQTQERVSGTVRVKLFKGNSMTVGRKSEKSLYSPTLATYGAEDQFDHKAAEGFIYVWGLPTRVWSQKARG, via the coding sequence ATGGGTCGTGCTACCAAAGTTGTGCTGGCATATTCAGGGGGAGTCGATACCTCCGTCTGCATCCCATACCTGAAGGAGGAATGGGGAGTTGAAGAGGTAATTACCCTGGCGGCGGATTTGGGACAGGGAGACGAACTAGAGCCAGTCCGGGAAAAAGCGCTAAAATCCGGTGCTAGCGAATCGCTGGTTGCCGATGCTACAGAAAGTTTTGTCAAAGATTATGCGTTTCCAGCGATTCAAGCGAACGCTCTCTATGAAAATCGCTATCCCCTCCAGACTGCTTTGGCACGTCCGCTGATTGCCAAACTTTTAGTCGAAGCGGCTGAAAAATACGGTGCGGATGCGGTGGCGCACGGATGCACGGGGAAGGGCAATGACCAAGTTCGGTTTGATGTATCGATTGCGGCGCTGAACCCAGATTTGAAGGTGTTGGCACCAGCGCGGGAATGGGGGATGAGCCGAGAGGAAACCATCGCTTATGGTGAGCGTTATGGGATTCCTTCGCCCGTGAAAAAGAAATCTCCCTACAGTATCGATCGCAATTTATTTGGTCGCAGCATTGAGGCGGGGCCCCTAGAAGATCCTTGGACGGAACCGCTAGAAGAAATCTATGCGATGACCAAAGCGATCGCTGACACGCCCAATGAGCCAGAATACGTTGAAATTGGCTTTGAAAAAGGCATCCCGATCTCCCTCAACGGTGAAGCTTTGCCACCTGTGGCGCTAATTACGAAACTCAACGAAATTGCAGGAAATCACGGTGTCGGGCGGATCGATATGATCGAAAACCGCCTAGTGGGGATTAAATCGCGGGAAATCTATGAAGCCCCGGCTTTAATGGTTTTAATTCATGCCCACCGCGACTTAGAAAGTCTCACCTTAACCGCAGATGTGACCCACTACAAGCGCGGTATCGAAGAAACTTATACTCAGCTAGTTTATAACGGTCTTTGGTATAGTCCGCTCAAAGCCGCCCTGGATGCCTTCATTCAACAAACACAGGAGCGGGTATCGGGAACGGTGCGAGTTAAACTTTTTAAGGGCAACTCGATGACTGTGGGGCGTAAATCTGAGAAGTCCCTTTACAGCCCAACGTTAGCAACTTATGGGGCTGAAGACCAGTTTGACCATAAAGCTGCTGAAGGATTTATCTACGTTTGGGGATTACCGACTCGCGTTTGGTCGCAAAAAGCGAGAGGTTAG
- a CDS encoding DedA family protein: MSLEFVSVENIKEIAHHYGYWAVFLGILLENLGIPIPGETITLAGGFLAGSKELSYWFVLGSAIAGAVVGGTCGYWIGRKGGWPLLVKVGGFFRIREEKLLQLKQQVSENAGKTVFLGRFLAVLRIVASPLAGIAQMPFLKFMAYNIAGATAWASVMVTLSFFAGRLVPLEQLVVWVAQFGLIALFLLIAWIAVPLWLESREAKRSIEGD, translated from the coding sequence ATGTCTTTAGAGTTTGTATCTGTAGAAAATATCAAAGAAATTGCCCACCACTACGGTTACTGGGCAGTTTTTTTGGGGATTTTGCTGGAAAATCTTGGCATTCCCATCCCTGGTGAAACAATCACGCTCGCCGGGGGTTTCTTGGCGGGAAGTAAGGAACTGAGTTACTGGTTCGTGCTAGGGAGTGCGATCGCTGGTGCAGTTGTCGGTGGTACTTGCGGTTACTGGATTGGCAGAAAAGGCGGCTGGCCCCTGCTGGTGAAAGTTGGGGGATTTTTCCGCATCCGCGAAGAAAAACTCTTACAACTCAAGCAACAAGTGAGCGAGAACGCCGGAAAAACAGTGTTTCTCGGTCGTTTCCTGGCTGTGCTGCGAATTGTCGCCAGTCCTCTCGCTGGAATTGCCCAAATGCCCTTCCTCAAGTTTATGGCTTATAACATAGCTGGGGCGACTGCTTGGGCATCGGTAATGGTCACGTTGTCCTTTTTTGCAGGGCGACTGGTACCTCTGGAACAATTAGTTGTGTGGGTCGCACAATTTGGTCTAATCGCGTTATTCCTGTTGATTGCCTGGATTGCCGTCCCTCTGTGGCTGGAGTCCCGCGAAGCCAAGCGTTCGATCGAGGGAGATTAG